In Paenibacillus sp. FSL R7-0345, a single window of DNA contains:
- a CDS encoding phosphate ABC transporter substrate-binding protein encodes MKLFKKFTVTALTAVIAVTASFAGIAAAADTLKGKITINGSTALLPLTLQAAKEFQKLHPKVKIAASGKGSVTGPQAVKKGIADIGACDWDASMDVPGFKAFDGQVANKVAVIPFATIVNKNVGVENLTTEQLAGIFSGKITNWKEVGGSDANIVVITRSFGSGTRVNYQAKALGGGDIVKKEKNYKETGSSGDMKTAVATTPNAIGYIDLVYVSGSDIKAVKHNGVAATTDNVINGSYKIWAYGYYMTKGQPTGATKEFIEYVQSKKFQNGSLKKLKFIPIAAMKG; translated from the coding sequence ATGAAGCTTTTCAAAAAATTTACGGTAACGGCACTGACAGCAGTAATCGCGGTGACGGCATCATTCGCAGGTATTGCGGCTGCAGCCGACACACTCAAAGGTAAAATTACGATCAACGGTTCTACGGCACTGCTTCCGCTCACACTGCAGGCGGCTAAAGAATTCCAGAAGCTGCACCCTAAGGTGAAAATCGCCGCTTCCGGTAAAGGTTCCGTAACAGGACCACAGGCTGTAAAAAAAGGCATCGCTGATATCGGCGCCTGCGACTGGGATGCAAGCATGGACGTTCCGGGCTTCAAGGCTTTTGACGGCCAGGTAGCGAACAAGGTAGCGGTTATTCCTTTTGCAACCATCGTTAACAAAAATGTCGGCGTTGAGAACCTGACTACTGAGCAGCTGGCTGGTATTTTCTCCGGTAAAATCACTAACTGGAAAGAGGTTGGCGGTTCGGATGCTAACATCGTAGTAATCACACGTTCTTTCGGTTCCGGTACGCGCGTTAACTACCAGGCTAAAGCACTGGGCGGCGGAGACATCGTGAAGAAAGAAAAGAACTACAAGGAAACAGGCTCCAGCGGTGACATGAAGACTGCCGTTGCCACTACTCCTAACGCCATCGGTTATATTGACCTTGTATACGTAAGCGGCAGCGACATCAAGGCTGTAAAGCATAACGGTGTAGCAGCTACTACAGATAACGTAATCAACGGATCTTACAAGATCTGGGCATACGGCTATTACATGACTAAAGGCCAGCCAACCGGCGCTACTAAAGAATTCATCGAGTACGTACAGAGCAAAAAGTTCCAGAACGGCTCGCTTAAAAAGCTTAAGTTCATCCCGATCGCAGCAATGAAAGGCTAA
- a CDS encoding stalk domain-containing protein yields MRNSKWFSAALASALLVTGGAGTILGASSVSAAAVASTVKTGTATWTVNSNPAQFSTIDSSGYKLYSLSQVAGELGAKLILTNSGFELNDSKGLHTVQLQAGSKNFVVDGAAQQFTVAPVVYNGKVYVELTKLVTALGGELSADDLDILSFARPEGQFDTLHWTADGNIIANKSDSETAQLLKFSAYPGDYEVFSSNESALDFAVSADQKWGAFTDETGQLKLINLASGAISSLGTDTSVKTDLVWSQDGKNIYFIQGDKQEKIAQIAVETGTVKTVLEDKVENKSELRLASDAKSVVYIVNVTGVAKNDADSTEDSLTVDYSKAGEQLYKLDIVTKDAKPAALTTALDNKLYPEILANGGIVYLSADADGNAANTLKSIAADGAITNIALDTEATWSTGVSTGLVVSGVAADGSTTIYSIDASGNKTVLYQTTEDVSEVAVSHDGSKLAVVSDGKVLLIQGGKALQLTK; encoded by the coding sequence TTGAGAAATAGTAAATGGTTCAGCGCGGCTTTGGCTTCTGCACTTCTTGTAACAGGAGGAGCAGGCACGATTTTGGGGGCAAGCAGCGTTAGCGCCGCGGCCGTGGCAAGTACAGTTAAAACGGGTACAGCTACATGGACTGTAAACAGCAATCCGGCCCAGTTCAGCACAATTGACAGCAGCGGCTACAAACTGTATTCGCTTAGCCAGGTAGCCGGTGAGCTTGGTGCCAAGCTGATTCTCACAAACAGCGGTTTTGAATTGAACGACAGCAAAGGGCTGCATACCGTACAGCTTCAGGCAGGCTCCAAGAACTTCGTGGTAGATGGTGCCGCCCAGCAGTTTACGGTAGCACCTGTTGTATATAACGGAAAAGTTTATGTGGAGCTGACCAAGCTCGTAACCGCACTGGGCGGCGAATTGTCGGCGGATGATCTGGACATTTTGAGCTTTGCCCGTCCGGAAGGCCAGTTTGATACCCTGCACTGGACTGCAGACGGCAACATCATTGCGAACAAGAGTGATTCCGAAACTGCCCAGCTGCTGAAGTTCAGCGCATATCCGGGTGACTATGAAGTATTTTCTTCCAATGAAAGTGCACTTGATTTCGCTGTTTCCGCCGACCAGAAGTGGGGCGCGTTCACCGATGAGACAGGCCAGCTGAAGCTGATCAACCTGGCTAGCGGCGCGATCTCCTCCCTCGGTACGGATACCAGCGTGAAGACGGATCTGGTGTGGTCGCAGGATGGCAAGAACATCTACTTCATCCAGGGCGATAAGCAGGAGAAGATTGCCCAGATCGCGGTTGAAACGGGAACGGTAAAAACCGTGCTCGAAGATAAGGTGGAAAACAAATCCGAACTGCGTCTTGCTTCTGATGCAAAAAGCGTAGTGTATATCGTCAATGTAACCGGCGTAGCCAAAAACGATGCCGACAGCACTGAAGATTCCCTGACTGTAGACTACAGCAAAGCCGGAGAGCAGCTCTACAAGCTGGACATTGTAACGAAGGATGCCAAGCCTGCAGCACTGACCACCGCTCTTGATAACAAGCTGTACCCTGAGATTCTGGCTAACGGCGGAATCGTATATCTGAGCGCAGATGCTGACGGAAATGCGGCTAACACCCTGAAATCTATCGCAGCAGACGGAGCAATTACGAACATTGCGCTGGATACAGAAGCTACTTGGTCTACTGGAGTAAGCACTGGCCTGGTCGTATCCGGTGTGGCTGCGGACGGCAGCACTACAATCTATTCCATCGATGCAAGCGGCAATAAGACCGTCCTGTACCAGACAACGGAAGATGTATCCGAGGTTGCGGTTTCCCATGACGGCAGCAAGCTGGCGGTAGTAAGCGATGGCAAAGTCCTGCTGATCCAGGGCGGCAAAGCACTGCAGCTGACTAAATAA
- a CDS encoding ABC transporter permease gives MRIRAITLRILRQFIHDKRTMALMFIAPLLVLSLMSLVFNGDAYKPNIGLSGGAAVFSSALEAQDAAVTGFTTAEQGEAALKDGDIDALITLDGTAPSVMLEGSNPTANRAVMLALQEAVLQLQPAGTSQGQLQPAISYLYGAEDMTTIDRFGPIMIGVFVFFFVFLIAGVSFLRERTTGTLERLLSTPLKRWEIVIGYVCGFGIFTVVQALLISWFSIQVLGIMMAGSFGYVLLITLLLAITALTLGTLLSAFAGNELQMIQFIPLVIVPQIFLSGLFPLDTLPLWLQRVGLATPIYYGAQALMDIMIRGKGWSAISLDAYVLVGFSLLFMILNVLALRKHRRM, from the coding sequence ATGAGAATCCGCGCGATAACCTTACGCATTCTGCGGCAGTTCATTCATGATAAACGGACGATGGCGCTGATGTTCATCGCTCCCCTACTCGTCCTGAGCCTGATGAGTCTTGTCTTTAACGGTGATGCCTATAAACCGAATATTGGTCTATCCGGCGGAGCCGCTGTCTTCTCCTCGGCACTGGAGGCGCAGGATGCTGCCGTTACAGGCTTCACCACAGCTGAACAGGGAGAAGCTGCGCTGAAGGACGGCGACATAGACGCCCTGATAACGCTCGACGGAACCGCACCTTCCGTAATGCTGGAAGGCAGTAACCCCACCGCTAACAGGGCGGTAATGCTCGCCCTGCAGGAAGCCGTTCTGCAGCTGCAGCCGGCCGGCACCAGTCAGGGACAGCTCCAGCCAGCCATCAGCTACTTGTACGGCGCTGAGGATATGACCACGATCGACCGGTTCGGGCCGATTATGATTGGTGTGTTTGTTTTCTTTTTCGTGTTCCTGATTGCCGGGGTGTCCTTTCTGCGTGAACGGACGACCGGTACACTGGAGCGTCTGCTCTCCACACCGCTGAAGCGCTGGGAGATTGTCATCGGCTATGTCTGCGGCTTCGGCATTTTCACAGTGGTTCAGGCGCTGCTGATCTCCTGGTTCTCCATTCAGGTGCTCGGCATCATGATGGCCGGCAGCTTCGGCTATGTGCTGCTCATTACACTGCTCCTGGCGATTACCGCGCTCACGCTCGGCACGCTGCTCTCGGCCTTTGCCGGCAATGAGCTGCAGATGATCCAGTTCATTCCGCTCGTCATAGTGCCGCAGATTTTTTTGAGCGGCCTGTTCCCTCTGGATACGCTGCCGCTGTGGCTGCAGCGCGTCGGCCTGGCGACTCCGATCTATTACGGCGCCCAGGCACTGATGGATATTATGATCCGCGGCAAAGGCTGGAGCGCAATTTCCCTGGATGCCTATGTGCTGGTCGGCTTTTCGCTGCTGTTCATGATTCTCAACGTGCTGGCTTTGCGCAAACACCGCAGAATGTAG
- a CDS encoding TetR/AcrR family transcriptional regulator: protein MNNESAEQQEKEQWIEELLAVKEDGQMTPKQISILEAAIEIFSDKGFSAASTSEIAQKAGVAEGTIFRYYKTKKDLLLSIVGPTMSRMIAPFVMRNFNGVLDMPFESYEAFLRAFIVNRLDFARKNFKIIRILVQEIPFQPALRQQFAENVLDQVLERVTAITEHFKAEGEVIDAPTPAIIRFTISSVIGYLLARLLLMPEKDWDDEEEIRLLISFMLHGIGGPALHEQ from the coding sequence ATGAACAATGAAAGTGCGGAGCAGCAAGAAAAAGAGCAATGGATCGAAGAGCTGCTCGCCGTCAAGGAAGACGGGCAGATGACGCCCAAGCAAATTTCCATCCTGGAGGCGGCAATCGAGATTTTTTCCGATAAAGGCTTCTCGGCAGCATCCACCAGTGAAATCGCCCAGAAGGCGGGCGTGGCTGAGGGGACGATTTTCCGCTACTACAAAACTAAAAAAGACCTGCTGCTGTCCATCGTCGGACCGACCATGAGCCGGATGATTGCCCCGTTTGTGATGCGTAATTTTAATGGGGTGCTGGATATGCCGTTTGAGAGCTATGAGGCTTTTTTGCGGGCGTTTATTGTAAACCGGCTTGATTTCGCCCGCAAAAACTTCAAAATCATCCGGATTCTCGTACAGGAAATCCCTTTCCAGCCGGCACTGCGACAGCAGTTTGCCGAAAATGTCCTGGATCAGGTGCTGGAGCGGGTGACCGCGATTACGGAGCATTTTAAGGCTGAAGGTGAGGTTATTGATGCGCCTACCCCGGCTATTATAAGGTTCACTATCTCCTCGGTGATCGGTTATCTGCTGGCCCGCCTGCTGCTGATGCCGGAAAAGGACTGGGATGATGAGGAAGAGATCCGTCTGCTGATCAGCTTCATGCTGCACGGAATCGGCGGGCCCGCGCTGCATGAGCAGTGA
- a CDS encoding FapA family protein — MPDRMNEQELNKLINMLELSENVDENELDHLFIEPEFENDLGGRVLVRAGKIFVQDPLPGGSPAVISAAAPVVVLVNGQQISGPAEVTSLDKIEWSITEPPLYRIHVSEDHLQAFFTLYSTRRYQWKLSDCYSSSMIEVEAAMDTDTVIGLLGLNQIIADFEQRGIMQNLNISGIHAELQNPTYQPITAAKGRAAVPGENAALELFFSETIENEFSEIEGQVDFRSHLRIPSVIRGQVIARKIPCVEGIPGCDVYGEILYPPLPGDITIVAKNNTVLLINNEIRALREGRPRVTGEKIKYFDITTTYTVPGNVSIQTGNILFSGDVVVRGNVEDNMIIESLGNVYVEGNIYNSTITATGSIVVKGNVVNSNLYSGYFGVMYNRIFNCSKLLIEEALLLKKAVRMLIQAVQARKQSVKYGQAVVLLLESKFQKIPQLIKELLSLLATVQASYHQDLEQTLHFLNLMLKPVKLIDFMNEAALSGVISMVEELHAGVARMQENKVEISIGKCQNSTLKSNGDINIHRNGIVQSELFSSGNITFRKVFAVCRGSKLEAGGSISAYYVGGESVAQSFLKAKHSITVRKIYTGRITIDRYTADITTPLENITFDAENIRGVKLEMESK, encoded by the coding sequence ATGCCGGACCGCATGAACGAGCAGGAACTGAACAAGCTGATCAACATGCTGGAGCTTTCGGAGAATGTGGATGAGAACGAGCTGGATCATCTTTTTATTGAGCCTGAATTCGAAAATGATCTCGGAGGGCGGGTGCTCGTCCGGGCTGGTAAAATCTTTGTCCAGGACCCGCTGCCCGGCGGCAGTCCGGCCGTTATATCTGCCGCTGCACCAGTCGTAGTCCTGGTAAACGGACAGCAGATTTCCGGTCCCGCCGAAGTAACCTCACTCGATAAGATCGAATGGTCGATAACGGAGCCCCCGCTGTACAGGATTCATGTATCCGAGGATCATCTGCAGGCTTTTTTCACCTTGTATTCAACCCGGCGTTACCAGTGGAAGCTAAGTGACTGTTATTCCTCCAGCATGATCGAAGTAGAAGCGGCGATGGATACAGATACCGTGATCGGGCTGCTGGGCCTCAATCAGATTATTGCCGATTTTGAGCAGCGGGGCATTATGCAGAACCTGAACATTTCCGGCATTCATGCCGAGCTGCAAAACCCAACCTACCAGCCGATTACAGCGGCCAAGGGGCGGGCGGCGGTTCCGGGGGAGAATGCGGCGCTGGAGCTGTTTTTTTCGGAGACGATTGAGAATGAGTTCAGCGAGATTGAGGGCCAGGTGGACTTCCGCAGCCATCTCCGCATTCCTTCCGTAATCAGGGGCCAGGTGATCGCCCGCAAAATTCCTTGTGTGGAAGGGATTCCGGGCTGTGACGTGTACGGGGAGATCCTGTATCCGCCGCTCCCGGGCGATATTACGATAGTTGCCAAGAATAACACGGTGCTGCTGATCAACAACGAGATCCGTGCGCTGCGCGAGGGCCGTCCCCGGGTAACGGGGGAGAAGATTAAATATTTTGATATTACGACTACTTACACGGTTCCGGGCAACGTCAGCATCCAAACAGGCAATATCCTTTTCTCCGGTGATGTGGTCGTGCGCGGCAATGTCGAAGACAATATGATTATCGAATCGCTCGGCAATGTCTACGTGGAAGGCAATATCTATAACTCTACTATTACAGCGACGGGAAGTATTGTTGTAAAAGGGAATGTTGTCAACAGCAACCTGTATTCCGGCTATTTCGGCGTGATGTACAACCGGATTTTTAACTGCTCCAAGCTGCTGATCGAGGAGGCTCTTCTGCTCAAAAAAGCGGTCCGCATGCTGATCCAGGCCGTCCAGGCCCGCAAGCAAAGCGTAAAGTACGGTCAGGCGGTGGTGCTGCTGCTGGAGAGCAAGTTTCAAAAAATCCCGCAGCTCATTAAGGAGCTGCTCTCCCTGCTGGCTACCGTCCAGGCTTCGTATCATCAGGATCTGGAGCAAACGCTGCATTTTTTGAATCTGATGCTGAAGCCGGTGAAGCTGATTGATTTTATGAACGAGGCTGCGCTGAGCGGGGTGATCAGTATGGTCGAGGAGCTGCACGCAGGCGTGGCCCGGATGCAGGAGAACAAAGTCGAGATCAGCATCGGTAAATGCCAGAACAGCACGCTCAAGTCCAACGGCGACATCAATATCCACCGGAACGGGATCGTACAGAGCGAGCTGTTCTCCTCCGGCAATATCACCTTCCGCAAGGTGTTCGCGGTGTGCCGGGGCTCCAAGCTGGAAGCAGGCGGCAGTATCAGCGCATATTACGTCGGCGGCGAGAGCGTCGCGCAGTCCTTTCTCAAAGCCAAGCACAGCATTACCGTGCGCAAAATCTACACCGGCCGCATCACCATCGACCGCTACACCGCAGACATCACCACGCCGCTGGAGAACATCACATTCGACGCGGAGAATATCCGCGGGGTTAAGCTGGAGATGGAGTCGAAATAA
- a CDS encoding ABC transporter ATP-binding protein, whose product MNQDTPVISVSHVSRAFGSKTVLEDISLQVNRAETFGLLGPSGSGKTTLVKLLTGIDEVSSGEVQVMGIKMPKLAMLQKIGYMAQSDALYTELSAKENLEFFAALYGLKGGNRTRRIADVMELVNLQEHLRKRVDQYSGGMKRRLSLAIALLHEPPLLILDEPTVGIDPLLRQSIWQELRSLNRQGTTIVLTTHVMDEAEKCDRLGMIRGGELLAVDTPAGLMQATGSATIEEAFLTYGGARK is encoded by the coding sequence ATGAATCAGGATACTCCGGTCATTTCTGTTAGCCATGTCAGCAGGGCTTTTGGCAGCAAAACGGTGCTTGAAGATATCAGTCTGCAGGTAAACCGTGCAGAAACGTTCGGGCTGCTGGGCCCGTCGGGCTCCGGCAAAACGACGCTGGTGAAGCTTTTGACCGGCATCGACGAGGTTAGCTCCGGTGAGGTGCAGGTGATGGGCATCAAGATGCCCAAGCTTGCCATGCTGCAGAAGATCGGGTATATGGCCCAGTCGGATGCCCTGTACACAGAGCTGAGCGCCAAGGAGAATCTGGAATTTTTTGCCGCGCTCTACGGGCTGAAAGGAGGAAACCGCACGCGGCGGATTGCCGATGTGATGGAGCTTGTGAACCTGCAGGAGCATCTGCGCAAGCGTGTGGACCAGTATTCCGGCGGGATGAAGCGCCGCTTGTCGCTGGCCATTGCCTTGCTGCATGAACCGCCGCTGCTCATTCTCGATGAGCCTACCGTCGGGATTGATCCGCTGCTCCGCCAGTCCATCTGGCAGGAGCTGCGCTCGCTGAACCGCCAGGGGACGACCATCGTTTTGACGACCCATGTCATGGATGAAGCTGAAAAATGCGACCGGCTGGGCATGATCCGTGGCGGCGAGCTGCTGGCCGTGGATACTCCGGCGGGACTGATGCAGGCTACCGGCTCTGCAACGATTGAGGAAGCTTTTTTAACCTACGGGGGTGCCCGCAAATGA
- the pstA gene encoding phosphate ABC transporter permease PstA produces the protein MNFTRNAHTARSRRNNKIATFGFYALGALVMLLIFWLLFTILSKGLPQLRPEFLIRQPEEIDPGGGIGPVLFNSFYILFISLLISIPIGLGAGIYMAEYAPDNRFTGALRICVESLSSVPSIVFGLLGLAIFAEYFDIGLTIIGGGVSLALLNLPMLARVTEEAVRAVPGDIREAGYALGMTKFHVIRKVVLPVALPSIVTGICLVAGRAFGESAVIILTAGLSTSGEMWDFNLFSPGETLAVHLWYVQSEAIVEDARQIADKSAAVLVFVVLLINFIFRFPLWLGNRKKGH, from the coding sequence ATGAACTTCACGCGTAATGCTCATACTGCACGCTCCCGCCGCAACAACAAGATCGCTACATTTGGCTTCTATGCGCTGGGTGCGCTGGTCATGCTGCTGATCTTCTGGCTGCTCTTTACGATTCTCAGCAAAGGCTTGCCGCAGCTCAGACCCGAGTTCCTTATCAGGCAGCCCGAGGAAATTGATCCGGGCGGCGGCATCGGACCGGTGCTGTTCAATTCCTTCTATATCCTGTTTATCTCGCTGCTGATTTCGATTCCGATTGGTTTGGGAGCCGGGATTTATATGGCGGAGTACGCTCCGGACAACCGTTTCACCGGCGCGCTGCGCATCTGCGTAGAATCCTTATCCTCTGTACCTTCGATCGTATTCGGCCTCCTGGGGCTGGCCATCTTCGCCGAATACTTCGACATTGGCCTGACCATTATCGGCGGCGGTGTCTCACTGGCCCTGCTTAACCTGCCGATGCTGGCCCGCGTAACCGAAGAAGCGGTGCGCGCCGTTCCAGGTGACATCCGTGAAGCCGGCTATGCGCTGGGGATGACCAAATTCCACGTCATCCGCAAGGTTGTACTGCCTGTGGCGCTGCCGTCTATCGTTACCGGCATTTGCCTGGTGGCCGGACGCGCCTTCGGGGAATCAGCGGTTATTATCCTGACCGCCGGCCTAAGTACCTCCGGCGAAATGTGGGACTTTAACCTGTTCTCCCCGGGGGAAACACTCGCGGTGCATCTCTGGTATGTGCAGTCCGAGGCGATTGTCGAAGACGCACGGCAGATCGCCGACAAGTCGGCGGCGGTGCTGGTCTTCGTCGTGCTGCTGATCAACTTCATTTTCCGGTTCCCGCTGTGGCTGGGCAACCGCAAAAAAGGACACTAA
- a CDS encoding DMT family transporter → MKQPARVKLAYLLAVLNAAIIGFSFLFTKKALDFSGPLDTLAYRFAASFLVMSVPVAFGWIKLNYRGKPLFKLLLLSAMYPLGFFTLQAFGLQHATSAEGGILYAFTPVVTLIVAALFLKEATTLLQKLSVFLSVFGVVFIFIMKGSSIDLANMTGILMLFLTCVAFAGYSVLARLLAKAFTPSEISCALMAAGFTVFLLTSLISHSADGTLNTLFTPLKSGTFTLAVLYLGVIASLITTLTSAYILSVIEASRMSVFSNLATIVSLAAGALFLGEQITWYHWAGSALIIAGVLGVNLFGRKQQVQAAAAGSTKD, encoded by the coding sequence ATGAAACAACCTGCCAGAGTTAAGCTTGCCTACCTGCTTGCCGTGTTAAATGCGGCGATCATCGGATTTTCATTTCTGTTTACCAAAAAAGCGCTCGATTTCTCCGGTCCGCTCGATACGCTGGCCTACAGATTCGCCGCCTCTTTTCTCGTAATGTCTGTTCCGGTGGCCTTCGGCTGGATTAAGCTTAACTACCGGGGCAAGCCGCTGTTCAAGCTGCTGCTGCTGTCCGCCATGTATCCGCTGGGCTTCTTTACACTCCAGGCGTTCGGTCTGCAGCATGCCACTTCGGCCGAGGGAGGCATTCTGTACGCCTTTACACCCGTGGTGACGCTGATTGTAGCTGCGCTGTTCCTGAAAGAAGCCACCACCCTGCTGCAAAAGCTGTCCGTCTTCCTCTCCGTCTTCGGCGTCGTTTTCATCTTCATTATGAAGGGCAGCAGCATCGATCTGGCGAATATGACCGGGATTCTGATGCTGTTCCTTACCTGTGTGGCCTTTGCCGGGTATAGCGTGCTGGCCCGCCTGCTGGCCAAGGCATTCACCCCGTCCGAAATCAGCTGTGCATTGATGGCGGCCGGATTCACCGTATTCCTCCTCACCTCGCTGATCAGCCACTCTGCTGACGGAACGCTGAACACTCTGTTTACCCCGCTTAAAAGCGGCACCTTTACGCTGGCGGTTCTGTATCTAGGTGTCATTGCCTCGCTGATCACTACGCTTACGTCGGCTTACATTTTGTCCGTCATCGAAGCATCCAGAATGAGCGTGTTCTCAAACCTGGCAACCATAGTCTCATTAGCAGCCGGAGCCTTGTTCCTGGGGGAACAGATAACCTGGTACCACTGGGCCGGGTCAGCGCTGATTATCGCCGGCGTGCTGGGAGTGAACCTGTTCGGGCGGAAGCAGCAAGTGCAGGCGGCGGCAGCCGGGTCAACTAAAGATTAA
- the pstC gene encoding phosphate ABC transporter permease subunit PstC → MGAPVQSLASQSPKKAEHSNINEKRHRRHLLGNRLSRYYFFFSILALCFVLALVIIFIGKTALLLFGDVSPAEFFLSFNWTPEEEAFGAAAFIVNTLTLTALTLLIAVPISVGMAVLCAEIAPKWMKSFIRPVLDLLVGIPSIVYGYLGLTVLLPFLRRISGEGLGDGVLAAALVLALMVLPTICRISDDAILAVPRKFRDAAYALGSTRLQVIMRVVLPAAKRGIISAIILGMTRAVGETMAVVMVIGNTPQLAKSLFTPSSVLTSNIVMQISNVEFDSNWNYALHMMAFLLLLISFVLILVIRVIGRKREDA, encoded by the coding sequence ATGGGGGCACCCGTCCAAAGCCTGGCATCCCAATCGCCAAAGAAGGCTGAGCATAGCAACATTAATGAAAAACGCCACAGAAGACACCTGCTTGGCAACCGGTTATCGCGTTATTATTTCTTTTTTAGCATCCTGGCATTGTGCTTCGTGCTTGCACTTGTCATTATATTTATCGGAAAAACGGCGCTGCTCCTGTTCGGCGATGTCTCTCCGGCTGAGTTCTTCCTGTCCTTTAACTGGACACCGGAGGAGGAGGCTTTTGGTGCAGCAGCCTTTATTGTAAATACACTTACACTGACTGCGCTAACGCTGCTGATTGCAGTGCCGATTTCTGTGGGGATGGCTGTGCTCTGTGCGGAGATTGCCCCGAAATGGATGAAGAGCTTCATTCGTCCCGTGCTCGACCTGCTTGTCGGCATTCCTTCTATAGTATACGGCTACCTGGGCCTCACTGTATTGCTTCCTTTCCTGCGCAGAATCAGCGGTGAAGGACTGGGCGACGGTGTTCTGGCGGCTGCGCTTGTCCTGGCACTGATGGTGCTGCCGACCATTTGCCGGATCAGCGATGATGCCATACTAGCGGTTCCGCGCAAATTCCGTGATGCGGCCTATGCCCTCGGCTCCACCCGTCTGCAGGTCATTATGCGGGTTGTGCTGCCGGCGGCCAAGCGGGGGATTATCTCGGCGATTATCCTCGGTATGACCCGAGCTGTCGGTGAGACCATGGCCGTGGTTATGGTTATCGGAAATACGCCGCAGCTGGCCAAAAGCCTGTTCACCCCGTCCTCCGTACTGACCAGTAACATTGTAATGCAGATTTCGAACGTGGAATTTGACTCGAACTGGAACTACGCGCTGCATATGATGGCCTTCCTGCTGCTGCTGATTTCCTTTGTGCTGATTCTTGTTATCCGCGTAATCGGCCGTAAACGGGAGGATGCATAA